The sequence gaggaggagggaggcggcGGCCTTTCCACCAGCAGAGacatggagcgagagagagacagaggagatcgagagatggacagagagagggagcgcgacagagagagagaccgggacagagagagagaccggggcaGCGGCGaccgggacagggacagagagccGCGAGACCGCGAGCGAGACAGGAGCCAGGACAGAGACcgggaaaggggaggagacagagaatcACGTGAGCGAGACGGACCGTTCAGACGTGAGTATTCGTCTACTGGACTTCAGTCTTTTCATGTGTCTTATCATTGGCATTCTTAAAAGGATGTTTATCTCAAAATACAAATTCATGGATGGAATAATGGAACTGTTTTTCTTCTCCCTtatcttctctctttccccctctcaggATCAGACTCGTACCCAGAGCGGAGGGGTGTGAGGAAGGGGAACACAGTGTACGTGTATGGAACTGGCCTTGTGGAGGACAACCTGCGTTCAGCCTTCTCCCAACAGGGCACCATCATTGACCTGTCCATGGATTCCCCACGCAAGTACGGCTACATTACTTTTATGTCCTTGTGGGTGTGTGATTGGGAGAGCATCCAAAACTGAAAATGTTCagtgttttaaaatgttttgcagTTGAAAACTAAACCTAGTCCAGTAAGTCCCTCGCTGTTTtgttctgtttggtgcctaatgaacacatcCTTGTCTTTCTCTTTCTAGCTGTGCATTTATCACCTTTGAGAAGATAGAGTCTGCAGACCAAGCTGTAGCGGAGGTCAGTCAGTATAGCTCTAGCTCCGTCCCAACTTAAGGCATTATAGTGTAAAACCTATCATCTATACACTCTTTTTCTCCCAGTTGAATGGAAGCACGGTGGGAGACGTCACCATCAAAGTCAGCATCGCCAGGAAGCAGCCCATGCTGGAGGCAGCCACCGGCAAATCTGTTTGGGCCACTCTGGGTAAATATCAGATCGGACGAACAAGCAGTATATGACAGGAAGTGTCAACTCTGGATTCATGTatactttctctctttcccctcacaGCTGTGCAGAACAGTGCCAAAGGTTCCTACAGAGACAAGAGAAACCAGGTTGTGTACAGTGAGGACTTCCTATGAGCTAAGAGGCGTGCAGCATTGGATATCTGTACGAATCAATGCGGTAGCTTTGTATGCATTTTCTATATTGCATTTTGTGTTGGTTGTTGATTGCCCCACACGGTACCATGTGTCAGTTCTGAGTAGATGCTACTTTTTTCATTCATGGCCAGGATGTGTAATGGCAATGACCATGTGAACAAAGATTGTGGTGTTTTGGTCTTGCTCTTGTAACCAGGGGTTTCATTGTTTTGTGGAGCTCAATAAATCACATCAGTACATTTTTCCATCTGGTTGTCTGATGCAGTCCACCTACCTCTCACATCCATCGCTTTGTCTGTTTCCTTTGGTTTAGCACAGTGCAGATgtataaagctgtaacgtaacaaaatgaagggttctgaacactttccaaatgcactgtatattaacGTCAGCTGAGCACACCGGGTCACATGTCATTTTGTGCACATTTACAGAATAGTGTCTCGAGTCCTGAGTAAACGCGCATTGCACAAAGTGTAGGTCACTTACTATTTGTCCTTTTGTGATGAGCATGATTAT comes from Oncorhynchus gorbuscha isolate QuinsamMale2020 ecotype Even-year linkage group LG24, OgorEven_v1.0, whole genome shotgun sequence and encodes:
- the LOC124012590 gene encoding negative elongation factor E-like; the encoded protein is MVVFPSSLTEEEESLQKKYAKLKKKKKALLALKKQQSSTSQTNQSGLKRTLSDQPVLDTATATEQAKMLIKSGAISAIKSENKNSGFKRSRTLEIKLKDPEKVPGPVAFQPFQRSMSTDEELSEAGKRAHRKSLYESFVTPGDRAARDEEEGGGGLSTSRDMERERDRGDREMDRERERDRERDRDRERDRGSGDRDRDREPRDRERDRSQDRDRERGGDRESRERDGPFRRSDSYPERRGVRKGNTVYVYGTGLVEDNLRSAFSQQGTIIDLSMDSPRNCAFITFEKIESADQAVAELNGSTVGDVTIKVSIARKQPMLEAATGKSVWATLAVQNSAKGSYRDKRNQVVYSEDFL